The following coding sequences are from one Culex quinquefasciatus strain JHB chromosome 1, VPISU_Cqui_1.0_pri_paternal, whole genome shotgun sequence window:
- the LOC119766903 gene encoding uncharacterized protein LOC119766903, translating into MKRRYAPENTPRDEETLLAPYSQEDVPLNVKIPAPSSDIALRSALRRLRANMLKIVERQVATPHELWSLLEEQKELRGMLSTRTPLRNSVEMFLDLLEASLRAKMQLR; encoded by the exons ATGAAACGCCGCTACGCGCCAGAGAACACGCCGCGAGATGAGGAAACGTTGCTAGCTCCATATTCGCAGGAAGACGTTCCACTGAACGTGAAAATACCAGCACCCAGCAGCG ATATTGCTTTGAGGTCAGCGTTACGGCGACTGAGGGCCAACATGCTGAAAATCGTGGAAAGACAAGTAGCAACTCCACATGAGTTGTGGAGTTTGTTGGAAGAACAGAAGGAGTTGCGGGGGATGTTGTCGACGCGGACACCGTTGCGGAATTCGGTCGAGATGTTTTTGGACCTGTTGGAAGCGTCGCTGCGGGCGAAAATGCAATTGCGGTAG